The following proteins are encoded in a genomic region of Sylvia atricapilla isolate bSylAtr1 chromosome 14, bSylAtr1.pri, whole genome shotgun sequence:
- the HAND1 gene encoding heart- and neural crest derivatives-expressed protein 1 isoform X2 has protein sequence MNLVGGYQHHHHHHHHHHMLHDPFLFGPAARCHQERAYFPGWVLNPAEATPELAGQSPNYGPAEYGPAGPGRLEALSGRLGRRKGVGGPKKERRRTESINSAFAELRECIPNVPADTKLSKIKTLRLATSYIAYLMEVLAKDSQPGDTEGFKAELKKADGRENKRKRDTPEVYSQPLGHGEKKLKGRTGWPQQVWALELNP, from the exons ATGAACCTGGTGGGGGGCTACCagcatcaccaccaccaccaccatcaccaccacatGCTGCACGACCCTTTCCTCTTCGGGCCGGCGGCGCGGTGCCACCAGGAGCGCGCCTACTTTCCCGGCTGGGTGCTCAACCCGGCAGAGGCGACCCCCGAGCTCGCCGGGCAGAGCCCGAACTACGGCCCCGCCGAGTACGGCCCGGCCGGCCCGGGGCGGCTGGAGGCTCTCAGCGGCCGCCTGGGACGGCGAAAAGGTGTCGGGGGACCCAAGAAGGAGAGACGGAGGACGGAGAGCATCAACAGCGCCTTCGCCGAGCTCCGCGAGTGCATCCCCAACGTGCCCGCCGACACCAAGCTCTCCAAGATCAAAACCCTGCGGCTGGCCACCAGCTACATCGCCTACCTGATGGAGGTGCTGGCCAAGGACAGCCAGCCCGGGGACACCGAGGGCTTCAAAGCCGAACTCAAGAAGGCGGACGGAAGGgagaacaagaggaaaagggaCACG CCCGAGGTCTATTCGCAGCCTCTGGGGCACGGCGAGAAGAAGCTGAAGGGCCGGACGGGTTGGCCCCAGCAGGTCTGGGCTCTGGAACTGAACCCCTGA
- the HAND1 gene encoding heart- and neural crest derivatives-expressed protein 1 isoform X1: MNLVGGYQHHHHHHHHHHMLHDPFLFGPAARCHQERAYFPGWVLNPAEATPELAGQSPNYGPAEYGPAGPGRLEALSGRLGRRKGVGGPKKERRRTESINSAFAELRECIPNVPADTKLSKIKTLRLATSYIAYLMEVLAKDSQPGDTEGFKAELKKADGRENKRKRDTQPEVYSQPLGHGEKKLKGRTGWPQQVWALELNP; encoded by the exons ATGAACCTGGTGGGGGGCTACCagcatcaccaccaccaccaccatcaccaccacatGCTGCACGACCCTTTCCTCTTCGGGCCGGCGGCGCGGTGCCACCAGGAGCGCGCCTACTTTCCCGGCTGGGTGCTCAACCCGGCAGAGGCGACCCCCGAGCTCGCCGGGCAGAGCCCGAACTACGGCCCCGCCGAGTACGGCCCGGCCGGCCCGGGGCGGCTGGAGGCTCTCAGCGGCCGCCTGGGACGGCGAAAAGGTGTCGGGGGACCCAAGAAGGAGAGACGGAGGACGGAGAGCATCAACAGCGCCTTCGCCGAGCTCCGCGAGTGCATCCCCAACGTGCCCGCCGACACCAAGCTCTCCAAGATCAAAACCCTGCGGCTGGCCACCAGCTACATCGCCTACCTGATGGAGGTGCTGGCCAAGGACAGCCAGCCCGGGGACACCGAGGGCTTCAAAGCCGAACTCAAGAAGGCGGACGGAAGGgagaacaagaggaaaagggaCACG CAGCCCGAGGTCTATTCGCAGCCTCTGGGGCACGGCGAGAAGAAGCTGAAGGGCCGGACGGGTTGGCCCCAGCAGGTCTGGGCTCTGGAACTGAACCCCTGA